Proteins from a genomic interval of Actinomycetota bacterium:
- a CDS encoding phosphoribosylanthranilate isomerase → MTRVKICGITNKEDALLAVEFGAHALGFVFADSPRRIEPDQALGVIDEVSPFVATVGVFVNTPVDDVQRVADYCNLDAVQLHGDETPEYCGQLRVKAIKAFRMRNYTEIEEWLFREDEFEAETLLEPSKNVKAFLVDAYAKGRRGGTGIHLNWELVRNLESRKPLILAGGLDPKNVALAIKVVKPYAVDVSSGVEFKPGKKDKHKLREFMRAVCECDH, encoded by the coding sequence ATGACGCGTGTGAAAATCTGCGGGATAACCAATAAAGAGGATGCGCTCCTGGCGGTGGAGTTCGGAGCGCATGCTCTCGGGTTTGTCTTCGCGGACAGCCCGCGCCGCATCGAGCCGGATCAGGCGCTGGGAGTCATAGACGAGGTATCGCCGTTTGTGGCGACAGTCGGTGTGTTTGTAAATACGCCCGTCGATGATGTCCAACGCGTAGCCGATTATTGCAATCTCGATGCGGTCCAGCTCCACGGTGACGAGACGCCCGAATACTGCGGGCAGCTGCGGGTCAAAGCCATCAAAGCGTTCAGGATGAGAAACTATACGGAGATCGAGGAGTGGCTTTTCAGGGAAGACGAGTTCGAGGCCGAGACGCTCCTTGAGCCGTCCAAGAATGTGAAGGCCTTTCTCGTCGACGCTTACGCCAAAGGCCGGCGCGGAGGAACCGGAATCCATCTAAACTGGGAACTCGTGCGCAACCTGGAGTCGCGAAAACCGCTCATTTTAGCGGGCGGTCTCGACCCGAAAAACGTCGCCCTCGCGATTAAAGTCGTCAAGCCGTACGCGGTCGATGTAAGCAGCGGCGTCGAATTCAAACCGGGGAAGAAAGATAAGCACAAGCTCCGTGAGTTTATGAGAGCGGTCTGCGAATGCGACCACTAA
- the trpB gene encoding tryptophan synthase subunit beta has product MQCLLPDERGHFDEFGGQFVPETLMTALEALVEAYEKYRDDAAFKDELAFYQREYISRPTGLYFAKKLTEHYGGAKIYLKREDLCHTGSHKLNNTIGQALLAKRMGKKRIIAETGAGQHGVASATAAALFGLECEVYMGEEDTRRQSLNVFRMNLLGSDVIPVTSGTKTLKDAMNEAIRDWVTNVETTYYLLGSVGGPHPYPMMVRDFQTIIGRETKEQIERAEGRAPDFVIACVGGGSNAIGIFYPFIGTETRLIGVEPAGHGLESGRHGAPLSKGARGILHGSLSYLLQDEYGQVLPAHSISAGLDYPGVGPEHSYLKDNALAEYVSITDDEALEAFKLLSQTEGILPALESSHAVAYIDKMIGSTGKDDIIVVNLSGRGDKDVQVVAAALGVNL; this is encoded by the coding sequence ATGCAATGCTTATTACCAGATGAGCGAGGTCATTTCGACGAATTTGGGGGGCAATTCGTCCCCGAGACGTTGATGACCGCGCTCGAAGCGCTCGTCGAAGCATATGAAAAGTATCGTGACGACGCGGCTTTCAAAGACGAACTCGCGTTTTATCAGCGAGAATATATTAGCAGGCCGACCGGGCTATACTTCGCCAAAAAGCTGACCGAGCATTACGGCGGGGCGAAGATATATTTGAAGCGCGAAGACCTCTGCCACACCGGTTCGCATAAGCTCAACAACACGATTGGCCAGGCGCTTCTGGCTAAGAGGATGGGCAAGAAGCGGATAATCGCCGAGACCGGCGCAGGCCAGCACGGAGTGGCGAGCGCCACCGCCGCCGCGCTCTTCGGCCTGGAGTGCGAGGTTTACATGGGCGAAGAAGATACCCGGCGCCAATCGCTCAATGTCTTCAGGATGAACTTGCTTGGCTCGGACGTGATTCCGGTTACCAGCGGGACAAAAACCCTGAAAGACGCGATGAACGAGGCGATTCGCGACTGGGTGACAAATGTCGAGACCACCTATTACCTGCTGGGTTCGGTCGGCGGACCTCACCCGTATCCAATGATGGTCAGGGATTTTCAAACCATTATCGGCCGGGAGACCAAAGAGCAAATCGAGCGGGCCGAGGGACGTGCCCCTGATTTCGTAATCGCGTGCGTCGGGGGAGGGAGCAATGCGATAGGTATTTTCTATCCCTTTATCGGGACGGAGACGAGACTTATCGGTGTCGAGCCCGCGGGCCACGGTCTTGAAAGCGGGCGGCACGGTGCGCCGCTCTCAAAAGGAGCCAGAGGAATCCTACACGGTTCGCTCAGTTATCTCCTGCAAGACGAATACGGCCAGGTTCTGCCGGCGCACTCCATCTCGGCCGGTTTGGACTACCCCGGTGTGGGGCCCGAGCACAGCTATCTCAAAGACAACGCGCTCGCCGAGTATGTCTCCATCACCGACGATGAGGCGCTCGAAGCCTTCAAGCTGCTCTCGCAGACCGAGGGCATACTACCGGCTCTGGAGAGTTCGCACGCTGTCGCCTATATCGATAAAATGATCGGGAGCACCGGCAAAGACGATATCATAGTCGTAAACCTATCGGGACGGGGCGACAAAGATGTCCAGGTTGTGGCAGCGGCGTTGGGGGTGAACCTCTAA
- the trpC gene encoding indole-3-glycerol phosphate synthase TrpC has translation MILDRIVADTRLYVEAAKKRRPIGELMSSNGQARRSLIGALQSRPVAVIAEIKRRSPSGGEMNTAYGLEELAGIYERGGAVAISVLTDEKYFGGSPEDLRLVKGASALPVLRKDFIVDAYQVFEAGYFEADAILLIAAILDDDELAALMDLAHQLGLEVLLEVHTEGELERAIESGARLIGINNRNLDTLKTDLATSFDLLETVPGDRVVISESGISTGSDIGKLLEAGANGFLIGEALLKSGDPAAKLTELLSARAGR, from the coding sequence TTGATACTCGATAGAATCGTGGCCGACACGAGGCTCTATGTCGAAGCGGCAAAAAAACGGCGCCCCATCGGTGAACTCATGTCGAGCAACGGCCAAGCAAGGCGCAGCCTTATAGGCGCCCTGCAATCGCGCCCCGTGGCGGTTATCGCGGAGATAAAGCGTCGCTCACCCTCGGGCGGCGAGATGAACACGGCATACGGGCTCGAAGAGCTTGCCGGGATTTATGAGCGCGGCGGCGCGGTAGCCATCTCCGTTTTGACCGACGAGAAATACTTTGGCGGCTCGCCGGAAGACCTGCGTCTAGTCAAAGGCGCGAGCGCCCTTCCGGTGCTGCGCAAAGATTTTATCGTCGACGCCTACCAGGTCTTCGAGGCGGGGTATTTCGAAGCCGACGCCATCTTGCTCATCGCCGCCATACTCGACGACGACGAGCTGGCCGCGCTGATGGATTTGGCGCACCAATTGGGTCTTGAGGTATTGCTCGAAGTTCACACAGAAGGCGAACTCGAGCGGGCAATCGAAAGCGGCGCGAGGCTCATCGGGATAAACAACCGCAATCTCGATACGCTCAAAACCGACTTGGCCACGTCTTTTGACTTGCTAGAGACGGTTCCCGGTGATAGGGTTGTCATAAGCGAAAGCGGCATTTCGACCGGCTCGGATATCGGCAAATTATTAGAGGCGGGCGCGAACGGTTTTCTCATCGGCGAAGCGCTTTTAAAGAGCGGCGACCCCGCGGCAAAATTGACCGAGCTGTTGAGCGCCCGGGCCGGCCGGTGA
- the trpD gene encoding anthranilate phosphoribosyltransferase produces MIVQAIKTVIDRDDLTRDEAEQVMEIMMSGEATPAQIASLITALRMKGETVDEISGFAKVMRDKASRIQPKVVEIVDTCGTGGDQQNTFNISTTVAFVVAGAGVPVAKHGNRSVSSKSGSADVLEALGIRIDLTPAEVEKAIEDIGIGFMFAPNFHGAMKHALGPRREIGVRTVFNILGPLTNPAGATAQALGVYDPDLTEVMAHVLGNLGIKHALVVHGHDGLDELSNTGESKVSELKGGTVTTYTVIPEECGLKRTSIDTLKGGNAEDNAKITLEVLGGAKSPRRDIVLMNAAAALIAADRAESFEEGVKLAAKSIDSGNALAKLEALREFSQRAGREG; encoded by the coding sequence ATGATCGTTCAGGCGATAAAGACAGTCATAGACCGCGACGACCTCACAAGAGACGAGGCCGAGCAGGTCATGGAGATTATGATGAGCGGCGAGGCAACACCGGCGCAGATTGCATCGCTTATTACCGCTCTGCGCATGAAGGGCGAGACGGTCGATGAGATATCCGGCTTCGCCAAGGTAATGCGGGATAAAGCGAGCCGCATCCAACCCAAGGTCGTCGAGATAGTCGATACCTGCGGTACCGGCGGCGACCAGCAAAATACTTTTAACATTTCGACGACGGTCGCGTTCGTAGTGGCGGGTGCGGGCGTCCCGGTCGCCAAGCATGGAAACCGGTCGGTGTCGAGCAAGAGCGGCAGCGCCGATGTTTTGGAGGCGCTCGGGATACGGATAGATTTGACCCCCGCCGAGGTCGAAAAAGCGATTGAGGATATCGGCATCGGTTTCATGTTCGCGCCTAACTTTCACGGCGCGATGAAGCACGCGCTCGGCCCGCGCCGCGAGATAGGCGTCCGGACCGTCTTTAATATCCTCGGCCCGCTGACCAACCCGGCAGGCGCGACCGCGCAGGCGCTCGGGGTCTATGACCCGGATTTGACCGAGGTCATGGCTCACGTGCTGGGCAACCTGGGCATCAAGCACGCGCTCGTCGTCCACGGCCATGACGGCCTTGACGAGCTGTCCAACACCGGTGAGAGCAAAGTCTCCGAACTCAAGGGAGGCACGGTCACGACCTACACGGTCATCCCGGAGGAGTGCGGGCTCAAGCGGACGAGTATCGATACGCTAAAAGGAGGAAACGCCGAGGATAATGCCAAAATAACACTTGAAGTGCTAGGCGGCGCAAAGTCGCCCAGGCGCGATATCGTGTTGATGAACGCCGCCGCCGCGCTGATCGCCGCCGATAGGGCTGAATCCTTCGAAGAAGGTGTCAAACTGGCGGCGAAATCGATAGACAGCGGAAACGCATTGGCTAAACTCGAAGCGCTCCGTGAATTTAGCCAACGAGCCGGCAGGGAGGGTTAA
- a CDS encoding acetyl-CoA carboxylase carboxyltransferase subunit beta — MPIGDWFKKEQKDDAQSAEKRAVPDGVWEKCPGCNEALFIKELERNHMVCPKCDYHFSISAQLRIEDLTDPGSFEELWAEMYSEDPLHFMGAKAYTVSLDKAKKTTGLKDAAVCGRALIDGRRVALGVMDFKFIGGSMGAVVGEKVTRTIELATAEKIPVITVSSSGGARMQEGMISLMQMAKTSAAVARHSAAGLPYISVLANPTTGGVTASFATLADIIIAEPRALIGFAGPRVIEQTIKQKLPKDFQTAEFNLQHGQIDMIVDRANMKRTISRLIDYMGSR; from the coding sequence ATGCCGATTGGCGACTGGTTTAAGAAAGAGCAAAAAGACGACGCGCAAAGCGCTGAGAAACGCGCCGTTCCCGATGGCGTCTGGGAGAAGTGCCCCGGTTGCAACGAGGCGTTGTTTATCAAAGAACTCGAGCGAAACCATATGGTGTGCCCGAAATGCGACTACCACTTTTCTATCTCCGCGCAGCTGAGAATCGAGGATTTGACGGATCCCGGTAGCTTTGAAGAGCTGTGGGCCGAGATGTATTCCGAAGACCCGCTTCACTTTATGGGCGCTAAGGCCTATACCGTATCCCTCGATAAGGCTAAAAAGACGACCGGCCTCAAAGACGCGGCGGTCTGCGGCAGAGCGCTCATCGATGGGCGACGTGTCGCCCTTGGCGTCATGGACTTCAAATTCATCGGCGGCAGCATGGGAGCGGTCGTCGGGGAGAAAGTAACCCGCACTATAGAGTTGGCTACCGCTGAGAAAATTCCAGTTATTACGGTTAGCAGTTCGGGTGGCGCGCGCATGCAGGAAGGAATGATATCCCTTATGCAAATGGCGAAGACGAGCGCGGCGGTCGCCAGACACAGCGCGGCGGGCCTCCCGTACATCTCTGTGCTGGCCAATCCTACGACGGGTGGCGTTACCGCAAGTTTCGCGACACTCGCGGATATCATAATCGCGGAACCCAGGGCATTGATAGGCTTCGCGGGGCCGCGCGTTATAGAGCAGACCATCAAACAGAAACTGCCAAAAGATTTCCAAACGGCGGAGTTTAATTTACAGCACGGACAGATCGATATGATAGTCGACCGCGCTAATATGAAGCGTACGATATCCAGGCTCATCGACTACATGGGGTCACGATGA
- a CDS encoding acetyl-CoA carboxylase carboxyltransferase subunit alpha yields MKRFAYDFERPLVQLETKLEEMKKLESAEKEDIAAEIRYLEEQIQKLRVRTYSKLTAWRKVQLARHPNRPKMVDYIEAVFTDFIEIHGDRAFKDDPSITGGFARLDDEKVMILGHQKGRNTKENIAWNFGMPNPEGYRKAIRVMKLADKFGLPLITFVDTPGAHPGIGAEERGQAVAIAESIMELSGLKVPVIVSVIGEGGSGGALAIGFGDRVIMLENSYYSVITPEGCAGILWKGEVGAEHAAEALGLTADRLLELGIVDTIVKEPLGGAHHAPALVARNLKKEIVAALGELKAAGQDSLADKRYEKLRSIGHYAERSNTPAK; encoded by the coding sequence ATGAAACGTTTTGCATACGATTTCGAGCGGCCCCTGGTACAGCTCGAGACGAAATTAGAAGAGATGAAGAAGCTGGAATCGGCGGAAAAAGAAGACATTGCGGCGGAGATCCGTTACCTTGAAGAGCAGATTCAGAAGCTGCGTGTAAGGACTTATTCGAAGTTGACGGCCTGGCGGAAGGTCCAACTCGCGCGCCATCCCAACCGGCCAAAAATGGTCGACTATATCGAGGCCGTCTTTACGGACTTCATAGAAATCCACGGGGACCGCGCCTTTAAGGACGACCCTTCTATCACCGGTGGTTTTGCCCGCTTGGACGACGAGAAGGTCATGATACTCGGCCATCAGAAAGGCCGCAACACAAAAGAGAACATCGCCTGGAATTTCGGCATGCCCAATCCCGAGGGCTACCGCAAAGCGATTCGCGTAATGAAACTGGCCGACAAGTTCGGTTTGCCGCTGATTACTTTTGTCGACACACCCGGCGCCCATCCCGGCATAGGCGCTGAAGAGAGAGGCCAGGCCGTGGCGATAGCCGAAAGCATTATGGAATTGAGCGGGCTAAAAGTGCCCGTTATCGTGAGCGTGATTGGCGAAGGCGGCAGCGGCGGGGCGCTGGCTATCGGTTTCGGAGACCGGGTCATCATGCTCGAGAACTCATATTACTCGGTAATCACGCCCGAAGGGTGCGCCGGCATTCTTTGGAAAGGTGAGGTCGGCGCCGAGCACGCCGCGGAGGCTCTGGGATTGACCGCTGATAGGCTGCTTGAGTTAGGCATCGTCGATACCATCGTGAAAGAGCCGCTGGGAGGGGCGCACCACGCCCCGGCACTGGTGGCTCGGAATCTTAAGAAAGAGATTGTCGCGGCTTTGGGTGAACTCAAGGCAGCGGGGCAAGATTCGCTTGCGGACAAGCGATACGAGAAACTCAGGAGCATCGGGCATTACGCCGAGCGCTCGAATACGCCGGCTAAATAG
- a CDS encoding tryptophan synthase subunit alpha — protein MAITSVNRIDAVFDELGAESRTALMPYLMAGYPDVETSLELLVAVAKAGADLIEFGVPYSDPLADGPTIQAAGEAALRNGVNTDTVFDLVRQARESVDIPVVMMTYYNTIYRYGLERFAEKAAQSGVDGVIAPDLPPEEAGPWAEAASKFGIATVMLVAPTSTDRRIERISELSKGFVYCVSLTGVTGARANLPSNLTDFIHRVRALTDKPLAVGFGISEPEQAKEVSAIADGVIIGSALVGLVGKAGAGCVEAARAYMSSIREAIDT, from the coding sequence ATGGCTATTACAAGCGTTAACAGAATCGACGCGGTCTTCGATGAGTTGGGGGCGGAAAGCCGAACGGCACTGATGCCGTATCTTATGGCCGGGTATCCCGACGTCGAAACCTCGCTTGAGCTGCTTGTCGCGGTCGCAAAGGCGGGCGCCGACCTAATAGAGTTCGGTGTGCCCTATTCCGACCCGCTGGCGGACGGCCCGACCATCCAGGCGGCAGGAGAAGCCGCGCTAAGAAACGGTGTAAACACCGACACGGTCTTTGATTTGGTCAGGCAGGCACGGGAGAGCGTAGATATCCCGGTCGTTATGATGACCTATTACAACACGATATACCGCTACGGTCTCGAGCGGTTCGCCGAAAAAGCCGCGCAAAGCGGCGTCGATGGCGTTATAGCTCCGGACCTTCCGCCGGAAGAGGCCGGCCCGTGGGCGGAGGCGGCATCCAAATTCGGCATCGCAACGGTCATGCTGGTCGCCCCGACCAGCACGGACAGGCGGATTGAAAGGATATCTGAACTCTCTAAGGGATTCGTATATTGCGTGTCTTTAACAGGCGTAACCGGTGCCAGGGCTAATCTGCCGTCAAATCTGACCGATTTTATACATAGGGTACGAGCGCTCACGGATAAGCCCCTCGCGGTAGGGTTTGGAATAAGCGAGCCCGAACAGGCGAAAGAGGTATCCGCGATAGCCGATGGCGTGATTATCGGAAGTGCCCTGGTCGGCCTGGTAGGAAAGGCCGGCGCCGGTTGTGTCGAAGCAGCCCGTGCCTATATGTCGAGCATACGAGAGGCGATAGACACGTAG
- a CDS encoding SpoIIE family protein phosphatase codes for MGIRDTVDKNKGIRRKLLLSYLAIIIPLVAISIVSYYGRYIERRQDVLTARHVVAQVVAANFEHLLKDVVTTERALGIAIEENDYSRRGASSFLSRVSGSYPVFSLDYVKRNGEIFASSNPKLVGRKINPDLIDLDGLIDGKDWLVTPMYIHENGEMGFDVVAGIWDGPDFAAAVVASVDATKLDQYFTFKVPGGGYNIVDNNGIVVYQSQNPKLAFDRRDWKSHEFIETTLAGREYLSYGMVFPVDDSFRMGAQVPIGSIGWSAGSFVPVDQVISPIFGALLRGLLLASIIALLAVILGLGLGGRIVRPITSLAEKARLIAGGDFSVDVSGIKTGDEIEELALSFNSMRENLRDYVGELKGIVEAGEKMNLALNIPVVTHAVVNVLRGYFGAEAVWFAFYHEAEKKLVIEYFWSDKDINLTGRSMAPGEGIAGKVLMTAKPVVTRDLASSEFMFKEEALKAGFDAAITLPLISGGGALGVVGLYMSQIRMGGVTEKQMSLLMALANQAAVAIENARLYEETRKSELMLRASNEDLRILNRVALDMSSGLDMEELLDKIIKNAMDLVAADIGSLGLYDEERGKISYRYRSGVPELHAPDMIPADLGLTATVLDSRAPVATNDYRNDPRAVKEALALGVNAVVTVPLLVGEHLFGIVQVAAVSEKVFRDGDAALLEAVGRQAAVAIENATLYEKERDIAEVLQNALLSAPDELPGLSFGLKYRAATEKARVGGDFYDFIDLPDGKIGIVIGDVSGKGLQAATATALAKMTIRAFAHEHDSPADVLAHANSVIESQMTHGQFITITYLIVNPATGRFSYAIAGHPPAAVLNRATSTVRFLELGSTPLGALDGVTYERFDDEIAVDDVVLLYTDGLLEARSNGQLFGEPGISKALIDIASIDVADMPSAILEAAASFADDELDDDVAVVAFSLAEPAPGFSEPAEDVEDTEDADYA; via the coding sequence ATGGGGATTCGCGATACTGTCGACAAGAATAAAGGGATACGACGAAAACTTCTCTTAAGTTACTTAGCAATCATAATTCCCTTAGTCGCAATTAGTATAGTCTCATACTACGGGCGCTACATCGAACGCCGGCAAGATGTTTTGACGGCGCGCCATGTCGTCGCGCAAGTCGTTGCCGCGAACTTCGAGCACCTTCTCAAGGACGTGGTTACAACTGAGCGGGCGCTTGGTATAGCTATCGAGGAGAACGATTATTCGCGGCGCGGCGCGAGTTCATTTTTATCGCGCGTATCCGGTAGTTATCCGGTGTTTAGCCTCGATTATGTGAAGAGAAACGGCGAAATATTCGCGTCTTCCAACCCGAAATTAGTCGGTCGCAAAATCAACCCAGACCTTATCGACCTGGACGGCTTAATCGACGGCAAAGATTGGCTGGTCACCCCGATGTACATCCATGAAAACGGCGAGATGGGTTTTGATGTGGTTGCGGGGATATGGGATGGCCCCGACTTCGCGGCCGCGGTAGTAGCATCGGTAGACGCTACCAAGCTCGACCAATACTTTACGTTTAAAGTACCGGGCGGCGGATATAACATAGTCGACAATAATGGGATAGTCGTCTATCAAAGCCAAAATCCCAAGCTTGCGTTCGACCGGCGAGATTGGAAGTCGCATGAGTTCATAGAAACGACACTTGCCGGGCGCGAATACCTATCTTATGGGATGGTCTTTCCTGTCGACGATAGCTTTCGCATGGGGGCGCAAGTCCCGATCGGGAGTATCGGGTGGAGCGCGGGCTCCTTTGTCCCGGTCGACCAGGTCATATCTCCCATCTTCGGCGCCTTGTTGCGCGGGCTCCTGCTTGCGTCGATCATCGCTTTACTCGCGGTAATCCTCGGCCTGGGGCTTGGGGGAAGGATAGTCAGGCCTATCACCAGTCTTGCCGAGAAGGCCCGGTTGATTGCCGGGGGTGATTTTAGCGTCGATGTCAGCGGCATCAAGACCGGTGACGAGATAGAAGAGCTGGCGCTGAGTTTTAATTCGATGCGGGAAAATCTCCGCGATTATGTCGGTGAACTCAAAGGAATCGTCGAAGCCGGTGAGAAGATGAACCTCGCGCTAAACATCCCGGTCGTTACCCATGCCGTCGTCAACGTGTTGCGCGGCTATTTCGGCGCCGAGGCGGTCTGGTTTGCCTTCTACCACGAGGCTGAAAAGAAGTTGGTAATCGAGTACTTTTGGAGCGATAAAGATATCAATTTAACCGGCCGCTCGATGGCGCCCGGCGAGGGAATCGCGGGAAAGGTCTTGATGACGGCAAAGCCTGTCGTTACCCGGGACTTGGCATCGTCTGAGTTTATGTTCAAAGAAGAGGCGCTCAAAGCCGGTTTCGATGCGGCCATCACACTCCCCCTCATATCCGGCGGCGGCGCTCTCGGGGTCGTTGGCCTCTACATGTCGCAAATCAGAATGGGCGGGGTGACCGAGAAACAAATGAGCTTGTTGATGGCGCTGGCCAACCAGGCGGCGGTCGCCATCGAAAACGCGCGCCTCTATGAGGAGACGCGCAAATCGGAGCTGATGCTTAGAGCCTCGAATGAGGATTTGCGGATTCTCAACAGAGTCGCCCTCGATATGTCTTCCGGCCTGGACATGGAGGAACTGCTCGACAAGATCATCAAGAATGCCATGGACCTCGTTGCGGCCGATATAGGGTCGCTCGGTCTCTACGATGAAGAGCGAGGGAAGATATCGTACCGTTATCGCTCGGGCGTTCCCGAGCTACACGCGCCTGATATGATACCCGCGGATTTGGGGCTTACCGCAACGGTGCTCGACAGCCGCGCGCCGGTGGCGACGAACGATTATCGCAATGACCCCCGGGCCGTAAAAGAAGCCCTGGCGCTCGGGGTAAACGCGGTAGTGACGGTTCCGCTTCTCGTCGGCGAACACCTGTTCGGGATAGTACAGGTCGCCGCGGTCTCGGAGAAGGTTTTCAGGGACGGTGACGCCGCCTTGCTGGAAGCGGTCGGGCGTCAAGCGGCGGTCGCGATTGAGAACGCGACGCTCTACGAAAAAGAACGCGATATCGCCGAGGTGCTGCAAAACGCGTTGCTTTCCGCCCCCGATGAGCTACCCGGGCTTAGCTTCGGCCTAAAGTATAGAGCCGCGACGGAAAAGGCGCGAGTAGGCGGTGACTTCTACGACTTCATAGACCTGCCCGACGGCAAGATAGGTATCGTCATTGGCGATGTGTCGGGTAAAGGGCTTCAGGCGGCGACCGCGACGGCGCTCGCCAAGATGACGATACGGGCGTTTGCCCATGAGCACGATTCGCCTGCCGACGTTTTAGCCCACGCGAACAGCGTCATCGAATCGCAGATGACGCACGGCCAGTTTATCACCATCACATACCTCATCGTCAATCCGGCGACCGGGCGATTTTCTTACGCGATAGCGGGCCATCCGCCGGCAGCCGTTCTCAACCGCGCGACATCGACCGTGCGTTTCCTGGAATTGGGCTCGACACCATTGGGAGCGCTCGACGGAGTCACATACGAGCGCTTCGATGATGAGATAGCCGTCGATGACGTCGTTCTTCTGTATACCGATGGCTTGCTCGAAGCGCGGAGCAACGGACAACTCTTCGGCGAACCCGGCATCTCGAAAGCGCTCATCGATATTGCGTCGATAGACGTCGCGGACATGCCGAGCGCGATCTTGGAGGCCGCGGCGAGCTTTGCCGACGACGAACTCGATGACGATGTGGCGGTCGTAGCGTTTTCATTGGCGGAACCCGCACCCGGGTTTTCGGAACCCGCCGAAGACGTCGAAGATACCGAAGATGCCGATTACGCTTAA
- a CDS encoding TrpB-like pyridoxal phosphate-dependent enzyme produces MSEKEMPTAWYNILADLPFQLEPYLHPATKEPIGPADLAPLFAMELIKQEVSTERWIEIPDEVREVYNLYRPGVLFRAHRLEKALDTPAKIYYKYEGGNATGSHKPNTAIAQAYYNKQEGIMRLSTETGAGQWGSALSMACSFFGMECVVYMVRVSYDQKPYRRSLMQVYGATVYASPSTNTQTGMKILEVSPDSSGSLGIAISEAVEDAAMREDTHYSLGSVLNHVLLHQTVIGLEAKEQMEMAGDYPDIVIGCCGGGSNFAGLSFPFIQDKLTGKEMRVVAVEPKACPTLTEGEYRYDFGDTAGLTPLTKMYTLGHDFIPAGIHAGGLRYHGDSAIVSALYDKGIIEAVAYHQTEVFDAALQFARTEGIVPAPESSHAIRSAIDEALKAKEAGEEKVILFGLSGNGYFDMTAYDSYLKEGLKDYDFMLACNDKE; encoded by the coding sequence ATGAGCGAAAAAGAGATGCCGACCGCATGGTATAACATTTTGGCGGACCTCCCCTTCCAGCTGGAGCCGTATCTCCATCCCGCCACAAAAGAGCCGATCGGTCCCGCGGACCTCGCACCGCTCTTCGCTATGGAGCTTATCAAGCAAGAGGTAAGCACCGAGCGGTGGATAGAGATACCCGACGAAGTCCGCGAGGTTTATAATCTCTACAGGCCGGGAGTGCTCTTCAGGGCGCACCGGCTCGAGAAAGCGCTCGATACCCCGGCCAAAATCTACTATAAGTATGAAGGCGGGAATGCGACCGGCAGCCACAAGCCCAACACCGCCATCGCGCAAGCCTATTACAATAAACAAGAAGGCATCATGAGGCTGTCGACCGAGACCGGCGCCGGCCAGTGGGGAAGCGCGCTCTCCATGGCGTGCAGCTTCTTCGGTATGGAGTGCGTCGTCTACATGGTAAGGGTCAGCTATGACCAGAAGCCATACCGGCGCTCGCTGATGCAGGTCTATGGGGCTACCGTCTATGCGAGTCCGAGCACGAATACCCAGACCGGCATGAAAATTCTTGAAGTCAGCCCGGATTCCAGCGGCAGCCTAGGCATCGCTATCAGCGAGGCGGTAGAGGATGCAGCCATGCGTGAAGATACCCATTATTCACTCGGGAGTGTTCTCAACCATGTTTTGTTGCACCAGACCGTTATAGGGCTGGAAGCCAAGGAGCAGATGGAGATGGCGGGCGACTACCCGGATATCGTCATCGGCTGTTGCGGCGGCGGCAGCAACTTCGCGGGCTTGAGCTTCCCTTTCATCCAAGATAAGCTAACCGGCAAAGAGATGCGGGTCGTGGCGGTCGAGCCCAAAGCATGCCCGACCCTTACCGAAGGCGAATATCGTTATGACTTCGGCGACACCGCCGGCTTGACGCCGCTTACCAAAATGTACACGCTCGGCCATGATTTTATCCCGGCCGGAATACACGCCGGCGGTTTGAGATACCACGGTGATTCGGCAATCGTCAGCGCGCTTTACGACAAGGGCATCATCGAGGCGGTCGCCTACCACCAGACCGAGGTCTTCGACGCCGCGCTGCAGTTCGCGCGCACCGAGGGAATAGTACCGGCTCCGGAGAGTTCGCACGCGATTCGCTCCGCTATCGATGAGGCGCTCAAGGCCAAGGAGGCCGGCGAAGAGAAGGTCATCCTCTTCGGTCTAAGCGGCAACGGCTACTTCGATATGACCGCTTACGATAGCTACTTGAAGGAAGGCCTGAAGGACTACGATTTTATGCTAGCCTGCAACGATAAGGAATAG